The Cylindrospermopsis curvispora GIHE-G1 genome contains a region encoding:
- a CDS encoding GNAT family N-acetyltransferase — protein sequence MPDYSLRRGSILDKALLVKFIQRTYQEIFPSRDFSHLCRTVENYLSNDTPLWWVYKNQQPSPIACLWAGNAIDQVTGSRHTHIFLLYVEPTHRRQGIAKTLMQHIENWAKQKGDRQIGLQVFTTNTPALELYEQLGYQTQSLWMIKSLEG from the coding sequence TTGCCGGACTATTCTCTTCGTCGAGGTTCTATCCTAGACAAGGCCCTCTTGGTCAAGTTTATCCAGCGTACTTACCAAGAAATTTTTCCCTCCCGAGATTTTTCCCACCTGTGCCGTACTGTGGAGAACTATCTTTCTAATGATACGCCTTTGTGGTGGGTATATAAAAATCAGCAACCGTCTCCAATAGCTTGTTTGTGGGCTGGTAATGCCATAGATCAGGTAACAGGTAGTCGTCATACCCACATATTTTTACTTTATGTGGAACCTACCCACCGTAGACAGGGTATTGCTAAAACCCTCATGCAGCACATAGAAAACTGGGCTAAACAAAAGGGAGACCGACAAATTGGACTCCAGGTGTTCACCACTAATACCCCTGCTCTAGAGCTTTATGAACAGCTAGGTTATCAAACCCAATCCCTCTGGATGATAAAATCACTTGAGGGCTGA
- the dndE gene encoding DNA sulfur modification protein DndE: MESPIERIKLSQTAKDQLLKLKRVTRIEQWNILCRWAFCRSLAETSPPSPIPIPQDSNVELTWKVFGGEMADILLLALKQRCKNDGLGTDSETLITQFRLHLHRGIGYLAGDPNIKSIEDFIDLTSKNVKR, encoded by the coding sequence ATGGAATCACCCATAGAAAGAATTAAACTATCGCAGACGGCCAAGGATCAACTGTTGAAATTAAAACGTGTCACCCGCATAGAACAATGGAATATACTATGTCGGTGGGCGTTTTGTCGTTCTCTAGCTGAAACCAGTCCCCCATCACCCATACCCATACCCCAAGATAGTAATGTAGAGCTGACATGGAAAGTATTTGGGGGAGAAATGGCAGATATTTTGCTGTTAGCACTAAAACAACGGTGTAAGAACGACGGTTTAGGAACAGACTCAGAAACCCTAATTACCCAATTTCGGTTGCACCTACATAGAGGTATAGGATATTTAGCAGGGGATCCAAATATTAAGAGTATTGAAGATTTCATAGATCTGACTAGCAAGAATGTGAAAAGGTAG
- the ndhD1 gene encoding photosynthetic/respiratory NAD(P)H-quinone oxidoreductase subunit D1 — protein MPNFPWLTTIILFPIAASLLIPVIPDKEGKTVRWFALIVGLIDFALIVAAFYTGYDFSNPDLQLVESYSWIPQIDLKWSVGVDGLSMPLIILTGFITTLAALAAWPVTFKPRLFYFLLLAMYGGQIAVFAVQDMLLFFLVWELELIPVYLLLAIWGGKKRHYAATKFILYTAGGSLFILLGSLTMAFYGDNITFDMSSLALKDYALNLQLLLYAGFLIAYAVKLPIIPLHTWLPDAHGEATAPVHMLLAGILLKMGGYALIRMNAQMLPDAHAYFAPVLVILGVVNIIYAALTSFAQRNLKRKIAYSSISHMGFVTIGMASFTDLGLSGAVLQMVSHGLIGASLFFLVGATYDRTHTLMLDEMGGVGKRMKKIFAMFTTCSMASLALPGMSGFVAELMVFVGFATSDAYNPTFKVIVVLLMAVGVILTPIYLLSMLREIFYGQENDELVSHQALIDAEPREVFIIACLLVPIIGIGFYPKLLTQVYDATTVQLTQRLRDSVPTLTAEKAIQHVSVNTPVIAQ, from the coding sequence ATGCCTAATTTTCCCTGGTTGACGACGATTATTCTTTTTCCAATAGCTGCGTCACTACTCATTCCTGTCATCCCCGATAAAGAGGGTAAAACAGTCCGTTGGTTTGCCTTGATTGTGGGTTTGATTGATTTTGCCTTGATTGTCGCTGCTTTCTACACTGGTTATGATTTCTCCAATCCCGACCTTCAATTGGTGGAAAGCTATTCCTGGATCCCCCAAATAGATTTGAAGTGGTCTGTGGGTGTGGATGGCTTATCCATGCCTCTAATTATTTTGACGGGTTTTATTACAACTTTGGCTGCTTTAGCTGCATGGCCTGTAACCTTTAAACCAAGGCTATTTTACTTTTTACTTTTAGCCATGTACGGTGGTCAAATTGCCGTGTTTGCAGTCCAGGACATGTTGTTGTTTTTCCTGGTGTGGGAGTTGGAATTGATTCCCGTCTACCTTTTACTAGCTATCTGGGGTGGTAAAAAACGCCATTACGCAGCAACTAAGTTTATTTTGTATACTGCGGGCGGTTCCCTGTTTATTCTGCTGGGATCTCTAACAATGGCATTCTATGGTGATAATATCACTTTTGATATGTCATCTCTAGCCTTAAAAGACTATGCTCTCAACTTACAACTGCTGCTATATGCCGGCTTTTTAATTGCCTATGCGGTTAAATTGCCTATCATTCCCCTCCATACCTGGTTACCAGATGCTCACGGAGAAGCTACGGCACCAGTACACATGTTGTTGGCAGGTATTTTGCTCAAGATGGGTGGGTATGCTCTAATTCGCATGAATGCCCAAATGTTACCTGATGCCCATGCCTATTTTGCTCCCGTATTAGTAATTTTAGGTGTGGTAAATATCATTTATGCGGCTTTAACCTCTTTTGCCCAGCGCAATCTGAAACGGAAAATCGCCTATTCTTCCATATCCCACATGGGTTTTGTCACTATAGGTATGGCCTCATTTACTGACCTGGGTTTAAGTGGTGCGGTTTTACAAATGGTCTCCCATGGTTTAATCGGTGCGAGTTTGTTTTTCCTAGTAGGTGCTACCTATGACCGGACTCACACCCTGATGCTGGATGAAATGGGTGGGGTTGGTAAGCGGATGAAGAAAATTTTCGCTATGTTTACCACCTGTTCTATGGCTTCTTTAGCTTTACCAGGCATGAGTGGCTTTGTAGCGGAATTAATGGTGTTTGTGGGCTTTGCTACTAGTGATGCTTATAACCCCACTTTTAAGGTCATTGTAGTATTATTGATGGCAGTCGGTGTGATTCTAACCCCCATTTATTTGCTATCCATGCTGCGGGAAATATTCTATGGTCAAGAAAACGACGAGTTAGTTTCTCACCAAGCATTAATTGATGCTGAACCAAGAGAAGTATTCATTATTGCCTGTTTATTAGTCCCCATTATTGGTATTGGTTTTTACCCCAAGTTGCTCACCCAAGTGTATGATGCGACCACAGTACAATTAACTCAAAGATTGCGGGACTCAGTCCCCACCTTAACTGCGGAAAAAGCAATACAACATGTTTCCGTAAATACCCCTGTGATTGCCCAATAG
- the dndC gene encoding DNA phosphorothioation system sulfurtransferase DndC — MVTSESKTPPNRTVAELVEYIQVLTKEIQQLYCLDHIPWVVGYSGGKDSTAILQLIWNAISDLPPEKRTKTIHVITTDTGVENPYVSAWVRASHENIKKAAQEQQVPMQAHLLQPETKETYWVGLIGKGYPAPRQKFRWCTERLKISPSNRFIRDMVRESGETILVLGIRKTESKNRAATMKKMEAKRLRDRLSPNGNLPNSLVYSPIEDWRTDEVWLYLMQWDNPWGHSNKDLFVMYRQSTEDNECPLVVDTSTPSCGSSRFGCWVCTLVDRDVSLSAMIQNDQEKEWMQPIVEFRKELDIENDREKRDFRRIWGEVQLFERNRNGEMSVEPIPGPYTKYWREYWLRKLLTAQKEMRENAPENMANITLISMEELSEIRRIWLEEKHEFDDSLPQIYEQVTGEKFKDSRPGADYSLLGGDEWEVLEQICAGNSMELELMAKLLDTERQFKKKTRRVGIFETLEKCFETSSRSQQEAIDYAHFKRDLRLAASEGNVATIRQAFKQLDIPRVQEQNNTEYKTEDKKPLEQPLSFASMKYRKHEYKQEE, encoded by the coding sequence ATGGTGACATCAGAAAGTAAAACCCCGCCGAATCGAACTGTAGCCGAGCTGGTGGAGTATATTCAAGTTCTTACCAAAGAAATTCAGCAATTATACTGTTTGGACCACATACCCTGGGTGGTTGGTTATTCTGGAGGAAAAGACAGTACGGCAATCTTACAACTGATTTGGAATGCTATTTCTGATTTACCACCAGAAAAAAGAACTAAGACCATTCACGTCATTACCACAGATACAGGCGTAGAGAACCCTTATGTTTCCGCTTGGGTACGTGCTTCTCATGAAAATATCAAAAAAGCTGCCCAAGAACAGCAGGTTCCCATGCAAGCTCACCTTTTACAACCAGAAACAAAGGAGACATATTGGGTGGGTCTAATTGGTAAGGGATATCCTGCTCCCCGTCAAAAATTCCGCTGGTGTACTGAACGTCTAAAAATTAGCCCATCTAACCGTTTTATTCGTGATATGGTTAGGGAAAGTGGAGAAACAATCTTGGTTCTGGGTATTCGCAAGACCGAAAGTAAAAATCGTGCTGCTACCATGAAAAAAATGGAGGCTAAAAGACTGCGCGATCGCCTGAGTCCCAATGGCAATTTACCCAATTCCCTGGTTTACAGTCCCATAGAAGATTGGCGGACTGATGAAGTTTGGCTATATTTGATGCAGTGGGATAATCCTTGGGGGCACAGTAATAAGGATCTATTTGTGATGTATAGGCAATCAACGGAAGACAATGAATGCCCATTGGTTGTTGACACATCTACTCCTAGTTGTGGCAGTTCTCGTTTTGGTTGTTGGGTTTGTACCCTAGTTGATCGTGATGTATCCCTGAGTGCAATGATTCAAAATGATCAAGAAAAAGAGTGGATGCAACCAATAGTTGAGTTTAGGAAGGAATTAGATATTGAAAATGACAGAGAAAAAAGGGATTTTCGTCGCATTTGGGGGGAAGTTCAATTATTTGAACGGAACAGAAATGGGGAAATGTCGGTTGAACCCATACCTGGGCCATATACAAAATATTGGCGAGAATACTGGTTAAGAAAATTATTAACAGCACAAAAAGAAATGAGAGAGAATGCACCAGAAAACATGGCCAATATCACCCTAATCTCAATGGAAGAACTGAGTGAAATTCGCCGTATTTGGCTGGAAGAAAAACACGAATTTGACGACAGTTTACCCCAAATATATGAACAAGTGACAGGAGAAAAATTTAAAGATTCTCGACCTGGCGCAGATTATAGTCTATTAGGTGGGGATGAGTGGGAGGTGTTAGAACAAATCTGTGCGGGTAACTCTATGGAATTAGAGCTGATGGCAAAGTTACTAGACACGGAAAGACAATTCAAGAAAAAAACCCGCCGAGTAGGGATTTTTGAAACTTTAGAAAAGTGCTTTGAAACTAGTTCCCGTTCCCAACAAGAGGCTATTGATTATGCTCATTTTAAAAGAGATCTACGTCTAGCAGCTAGTGAAGGCAATGTAGCAACAATTCGTCAGGCATTTAAACAATTAGATATACCACGGGTGCAAGAGCAAAATAACACTGAATATAAGACCGAAGATAAAAAACCCCTAGAGCAACCACTGAGTTTTGCGAGCATGAAATATAGGAAGCATGAATATAAGCAAGAAGAATAG
- a CDS encoding DGQHR domain-containing protein gives MAKIPQDNRNIFPQYPSGQPPQLPSQIIVQQTKMGDVTAYLGSVTLEWFATKVKFASTLPILQNKYNPVTDNIEIDADSIGQIQQRSLDWSRQASLLQYLAIHRNHKFPPVLVVISQPWVNDAKSELWGGEGRAKKATTDFTPLDANGHIGLLNVAEEDVNIYALDGQHRLMGVQGLLELLETGRLTRYNRDKIPTDSYIDLSELVDQYGIDVDYLKQLPQEKIGIEFICAVNSGETYSEAKQRVRSIFVHVNLMATPLTKGQLIQLNEDNGFAIVARKIAVSHPLLAERENRKPRINWNSATVAANSTVLTTLQALQDMSTKYLGYKFPHWQPQIKGLIPMRPDPDELAEGIREFEQLFDHLATLPSYKILDHEDTTVLRRFSFEKGGGEGNILFRPVAQVALAEALGILVFKNGLLLENIFKKLQKFDLQGGFSQMEFPNSVWYGVLYDPNKKRVQVSKKELAVKLLIYLLGEIKDQMEIAQLRKALASARTTEDRAIDFDGNWVSAQEVGLPVASI, from the coding sequence ATGGCAAAAATACCTCAAGATAACCGTAACATTTTTCCTCAGTACCCATCAGGTCAACCTCCTCAACTCCCATCTCAAATTATAGTTCAACAAACAAAAATGGGTGATGTTACCGCTTATCTAGGCTCAGTTACTTTAGAATGGTTTGCAACAAAGGTTAAATTCGCCTCTACTCTACCAATATTGCAAAATAAATATAATCCGGTTACAGACAACATTGAAATTGACGCGGATAGTATTGGTCAGATTCAACAGCGTTCTCTTGATTGGTCACGTCAAGCTTCATTGTTACAATATCTAGCTATACATAGAAATCATAAGTTTCCACCAGTACTAGTTGTAATCAGTCAACCCTGGGTGAATGATGCAAAATCAGAATTATGGGGTGGGGAGGGTCGTGCCAAAAAAGCAACCACTGATTTTACCCCTTTAGATGCAAATGGTCATATTGGTTTATTAAATGTGGCAGAAGAGGATGTAAATATATATGCTTTAGACGGTCAGCACCGATTAATGGGAGTTCAAGGTTTATTAGAACTGTTAGAAACTGGAAGACTAACAAGATATAACCGAGATAAAATCCCCACTGATAGTTATATAGATCTGTCAGAGTTGGTAGACCAATATGGGATTGATGTTGACTATCTCAAACAATTACCCCAGGAAAAAATTGGAATTGAATTTATTTGTGCAGTCAATAGTGGAGAAACCTACTCAGAAGCCAAACAGAGAGTCAGATCAATTTTTGTGCATGTGAATTTAATGGCTACCCCCTTAACTAAAGGTCAACTGATCCAATTAAATGAAGATAATGGTTTTGCAATTGTAGCCAGAAAAATAGCAGTAAGTCATCCCCTGTTAGCGGAAAGAGAGAATCGGAAACCTCGGATTAACTGGAACAGCGCCACAGTAGCAGCTAATTCCACCGTATTGACCACATTACAAGCCTTACAAGATATGTCAACTAAATATTTAGGATACAAATTTCCCCATTGGCAACCCCAAATTAAGGGATTGATTCCCATGCGTCCAGACCCTGACGAGTTAGCAGAAGGAATTAGGGAATTTGAACAGCTATTTGACCATTTAGCCACCCTCCCCAGTTATAAAATTTTAGATCATGAAGATACAACTGTTTTACGGCGATTCAGTTTTGAAAAAGGTGGTGGTGAGGGCAATATTTTATTTCGTCCTGTGGCACAAGTTGCCTTAGCAGAAGCTTTAGGGATTTTAGTTTTTAAAAATGGTCTCTTATTAGAAAACATTTTTAAAAAGTTGCAAAAATTTGATCTTCAGGGTGGTTTTAGTCAAATGGAGTTTCCTAATTCCGTATGGTATGGAGTTTTATATGATCCGAATAAAAAGCGGGTTCAAGTGTCTAAAAAAGAATTGGCAGTGAAATTATTAATTTATCTATTGGGAGAAATAAAAGACCAGATGGAAATTGCACAACTACGCAAAGCACTAGCAAGTGCTAGAACCACAGAAGATCGTGCCATTGACTTTGATGGGAACTGGGTTAGTGCTCAAGAGGTAGGACTTCCAGTAGCATCTATATAG
- a CDS encoding HEAT repeat domain-containing protein: MYDKENVSLLDDEVDLQSPLDNIEPITSESEIVKPDPDAMLELLQASDSKQRMLAARAFCDISDQRSIPYLIKLLSDYCPLVRVSAAYALGRNTAMEAVDPLINQLNLDLNGYVRKGVVWALGNCHDHRCLNPLTDALKTDIPAVRLWAASALAQMANIGYEAIIRAIPPLIEALVQDPTPGVRSNSAWAIGQLCKELPSNIIYATAIDALIQAFAEDQDLGVKEDAKASLLGVGDTRGLQLIETLEQEGWF, encoded by the coding sequence ATGTATGACAAAGAGAATGTTAGTCTGCTCGATGATGAAGTAGATCTACAAAGTCCACTAGATAATATAGAACCAATTACCTCAGAATCGGAAATAGTGAAACCCGATCCTGATGCCATGCTAGAACTTTTGCAAGCGTCCGATTCTAAACAAAGAATGTTGGCTGCTCGTGCTTTTTGTGACATTTCCGATCAGCGATCCATACCCTATCTAATTAAACTATTATCTGACTATTGTCCTTTAGTTCGAGTTAGTGCGGCATACGCCCTAGGTCGTAATACTGCTATGGAAGCAGTTGACCCCCTAATTAATCAGCTAAATCTTGATTTAAATGGCTATGTGAGAAAGGGTGTAGTTTGGGCATTAGGTAATTGCCATGATCATCGTTGTTTAAACCCGCTCACGGATGCTTTAAAAACAGACATTCCCGCAGTTCGTCTATGGGCAGCCAGTGCTTTAGCGCAAATGGCAAATATAGGTTATGAAGCTATAATTCGTGCTATACCACCTTTAATAGAAGCCTTAGTTCAAGATCCTACTCCAGGGGTGCGCAGTAACTCCGCCTGGGCAATTGGTCAACTCTGTAAAGAGTTACCTTCTAATATTATTTACGCTACAGCTATAGACGCCTTAATTCAAGCTTTTGCTGAAGATCAGGACTTAGGAGTTAAAGAAGATGCCAAGGCTTCACTATTGGGAGTGGGAGATACTCGTGGGTTGCAACTCATTGAAACGCTAGAACAGGAAGGTTGGTTTTAG
- a CDS encoding AmpG family muropeptide MFS transporter — MIQEIQALKQAFYSRKMGSLLLLGFASGLPLFLTTRTLQLWMKDADVEVAKITLFSLVSLPYSLKFIWSPLIDRFSPSFLGGRRGWLFITQLGLVLAIVTMALQQPTQNTQVLITLAIISFIIAFFSATQDIAGDAYRTEILKPLELETGASVWVLGYRVALFIAFSLAAWLAGFLSWNMVYLLMAGFMSVGLITTLLAPPETQEKNNSPKTNNRFLKTKDIIFLLLIITITAALVGGVISQVIPLQVFYWILGGLLITWVLASIILPKPQLNEQSQDLTPHTLQEAVILPLQIFLEKYGITKAIIILIFIILYKLGDSLVGITANLFAKEINFNNQELATVYIIGLIATTTGVILGGIIMSKIGINRALWVFGILQLLSNLGYYTLAIVGKDYPLLAIAIMIENSSAGLVTVATVAYLMSLCSHNFTTTQFALFSSLMALSRDILSAPAGDWAKATGWPNFFLLSILAALPGLILLPIAAPWNNKSLTVNRPGLEEEDLWNHKQ; from the coding sequence ATGATTCAAGAAATCCAAGCACTAAAACAGGCATTTTACAGTCGCAAGATGGGAAGTTTGCTGTTACTCGGTTTTGCTTCCGGGTTACCACTGTTTCTCACCACTCGCACCCTGCAACTATGGATGAAAGATGCTGATGTAGAGGTTGCCAAAATCACATTATTTAGCCTAGTCAGTCTACCATACTCCTTAAAATTTATTTGGTCTCCCCTAATTGATAGATTTTCTCCATCCTTTTTAGGGGGGAGGAGAGGTTGGTTGTTCATTACTCAATTGGGGTTAGTGCTAGCAATAGTAACCATGGCATTACAGCAACCAACCCAAAACACCCAGGTGCTAATCACCTTAGCCATTATATCATTTATTATTGCCTTTTTTAGTGCCACCCAAGATATTGCTGGGGACGCCTATAGAACCGAAATTTTAAAGCCTCTAGAATTGGAAACAGGAGCATCTGTATGGGTTTTAGGTTATCGGGTAGCCCTATTTATTGCCTTTTCTTTAGCAGCATGGTTAGCAGGATTTCTGTCATGGAATATGGTATACCTACTCATGGCAGGATTTATGTCTGTGGGACTAATTACCACTCTTTTGGCTCCACCAGAAACCCAAGAGAAAAACAATTCACCCAAGACCAACAATAGGTTTTTAAAAACCAAGGACATCATATTTCTCCTGCTGATTATTACCATAACTGCTGCTTTGGTGGGGGGTGTAATTTCCCAGGTAATCCCCCTGCAAGTCTTTTATTGGATATTGGGTGGACTATTAATAACTTGGGTTCTGGCCTCAATTATCTTGCCCAAACCCCAACTAAATGAACAGTCACAAGACCTGACACCACACACCCTACAAGAAGCAGTAATCTTACCACTACAAATCTTCCTAGAAAAATATGGCATTACTAAAGCAATAATCATCCTCATCTTCATTATACTTTATAAACTGGGAGATTCCCTCGTAGGAATCACAGCCAACCTATTTGCCAAAGAAATTAACTTTAATAACCAGGAACTAGCAACAGTTTACATTATTGGACTAATAGCCACTACTACAGGAGTCATCCTCGGTGGAATAATAATGTCTAAAATTGGCATCAACCGCGCCCTTTGGGTATTTGGAATCCTCCAACTACTCAGCAACCTGGGTTATTATACACTAGCTATTGTTGGCAAAGACTACCCTCTCCTGGCGATCGCTATTATGATCGAAAACAGCAGCGCTGGACTAGTCACCGTAGCTACAGTGGCTTACCTAATGAGCTTATGTAGTCATAACTTTACCACTACACAATTTGCTTTATTTTCTAGCCTTATGGCACTAAGTCGAGACATACTTTCAGCACCTGCAGGGGACTGGGCAAAAGCTACTGGTTGGCCTAATTTCTTTTTGTTATCTATATTAGCAGCTTTACCTGGATTAATACTGTTACCCATAGCCGCCCCTTGGAATAATAAATCGTTAACAGTAAACAGACCGGGACTTGAAGAGGAGGATTTATGGAACCACAAGCAGTAA
- the dndD gene encoding DNA sulfur modification protein DndD produces the protein MIFLELVLQNFGPYAGKQVINLDTRIDRNNIRPIILLGGMNGGGKTTLMDAIRLALYGARAQCSTRGNLSYGDFLTQCVNNKADPINKTRIELVFEHIEDDKPVKYRVVRTWEKTPKDGKDSLGILGDDETWPQSLANIWDEYIENILPLGISNLFLFDGEQVKELAEQEVPPPIVVDAINGLLGLELVDKLSLDLEILVNRKKKENADNQDLAKLEELETRLHKQMEQKNFQKAQLQDLEDHVKNLKVKYEEALNKYISEGGKIAGERSQLDRERETQVGKVENLRKTLCELAEGVLPLQLISNLLSQVQIQGEKELRLQQVQLQNQVARDILTTRDKRLVSFLNQLNLERETITSIENFLDQDIDSLYVDLSAELYDSETVKANVKANNYQESFLNADEETLSSLDRLVYGLPIVHNNAKNHLLELRNCLELIVSLDRQIQAAAPPEAYIKLQKVREMAEKEWSRANTNLEILNRQFIDLTTTIDKTKRELNSYTDKNLKYQSNQHLIDSVHRVQENLNLFKEKLTLRKLNKLEEEVKNCFLYLLHKSDLVYRVGIDAKSFQLSLYDLHGKLVPKHRLSAGEKQLLAIAFLWGLAKVSGKQLPVAIDTPLGRLDSSHRNNLLERYFPTASHQVILLSTDTEIARKEVEILRENQAIAREYILEYDSGKRETTIKEGYFW, from the coding sequence ATGATTTTTTTAGAACTTGTACTGCAAAACTTTGGTCCTTATGCTGGTAAGCAAGTTATTAATTTAGATACCAGAATCGATCGGAATAATATTCGTCCAATTATTCTTTTGGGGGGGATGAACGGAGGAGGAAAAACCACCCTTATGGATGCTATTCGCTTGGCATTATATGGAGCAAGGGCCCAATGTTCCACCAGAGGAAATTTAAGTTATGGTGACTTTCTGACCCAGTGTGTGAATAACAAAGCTGACCCGATTAATAAAACCAGAATCGAGTTGGTTTTTGAACACATTGAAGATGATAAACCCGTGAAGTATCGGGTAGTGAGAACTTGGGAAAAAACCCCCAAGGATGGTAAAGATTCCCTGGGAATTTTGGGGGATGACGAAACCTGGCCCCAGTCTTTAGCCAATATCTGGGACGAATACATAGAAAATATATTGCCCTTGGGTATTTCTAATTTATTTTTATTTGATGGTGAGCAGGTCAAGGAACTAGCAGAACAGGAAGTTCCTCCTCCCATAGTAGTGGATGCAATTAATGGACTCTTGGGATTGGAGTTGGTGGATAAATTGTCCTTAGATTTGGAAATATTAGTCAATCGCAAAAAAAAGGAAAATGCTGATAATCAGGATTTGGCTAAGTTAGAAGAATTGGAAACCCGTTTGCATAAACAAATGGAGCAAAAAAATTTTCAAAAAGCTCAATTGCAAGACCTAGAGGATCACGTAAAAAATTTAAAGGTTAAATATGAGGAAGCCCTAAATAAGTATATATCAGAAGGTGGCAAAATTGCTGGGGAACGCAGTCAACTGGATAGGGAGAGAGAAACTCAGGTTGGCAAGGTGGAAAATCTCCGGAAAACTTTATGCGAATTGGCTGAGGGTGTGTTACCTTTACAGTTAATTAGTAATTTATTATCTCAAGTTCAGATCCAGGGGGAAAAAGAGTTAAGACTTCAACAAGTGCAGTTACAAAATCAAGTGGCTAGAGATATTTTAACCACCAGAGATAAAAGATTGGTTTCCTTCCTCAATCAATTGAATCTAGAACGGGAAACAATCACCAGTATTGAAAATTTCCTGGATCAAGATATTGATAGTTTATATGTGGATTTATCTGCTGAATTGTATGATAGTGAAACAGTTAAAGCAAATGTGAAAGCCAATAATTATCAAGAGTCTTTCTTGAATGCAGACGAGGAAACTTTAAGTTCTTTAGATCGTCTGGTCTATGGCTTGCCAATAGTCCACAATAACGCCAAAAACCACCTGCTTGAACTGCGCAATTGTCTAGAATTAATTGTCAGCCTAGATAGGCAAATTCAAGCTGCTGCTCCACCGGAAGCATATATCAAACTACAAAAAGTCCGAGAAATGGCTGAAAAAGAATGGAGTCGAGCAAATACCAATCTGGAAATACTCAATCGCCAGTTCATCGATCTAACCACCACCATTGATAAAACCAAAAGAGAGTTGAATAGTTATACCGATAAAAATCTTAAATATCAAAGTAATCAACATTTGATTGATTCAGTCCACCGAGTACAAGAAAATTTAAATTTGTTTAAAGAAAAACTAACTTTAAGGAAATTAAATAAATTAGAAGAAGAAGTAAAAAACTGTTTTTTGTATTTACTACATAAATCAGATTTGGTCTATAGAGTGGGAATTGATGCTAAAAGTTTCCAACTCTCATTGTATGATCTCCATGGTAAACTAGTCCCCAAACATAGACTATCCGCAGGAGAAAAACAACTCTTGGCGATCGCCTTTTTATGGGGTTTAGCAAAAGTGTCCGGAAAACAACTACCAGTGGCAATTGACACTCCCCTAGGAAGACTAGATTCATCCCATAGAAATAATCTATTGGAAAGATATTTTCCCACAGCAAGCCATCAAGTAATTTTACTATCCACAGATACAGAAATAGCCAGGAAAGAAGTAGAAATACTCAGAGAAAATCAGGCGATCGCACGAGAATATATTTTAGAGTATGATTCAGGAAAAAGAGAAACAACCATCAAAGAAGGATATTTTTGGTAA
- a CDS encoding ABC transporter permease produces the protein MEPQAVIILGTIVLVITGLLLGYVVSQLVLGYLGFSLLNLLGTVSLILIFCALYYVIFWQLRRQLQPANFGSVKQVDEEITGSYLKNRLIARLSGDVAAAERLIEQAQQNYPGMPENWYCERVLDDLDRDEH, from the coding sequence ATGGAACCACAAGCAGTAATAATTCTTGGCACAATCGTATTAGTAATTACAGGGTTATTATTGGGTTATGTAGTTTCACAATTAGTTTTAGGATATTTGGGATTTAGCCTTCTTAACCTGCTAGGAACAGTCAGCCTGATTTTGATTTTTTGTGCCCTCTACTACGTAATATTTTGGCAACTGCGACGACAGTTACAACCAGCAAATTTCGGTTCTGTCAAACAAGTAGATGAGGAAATAACAGGAAGTTACCTGAAAAACAGACTCATTGCCAGACTATCTGGTGATGTAGCTGCTGCGGAAAGATTAATTGAACAGGCCCAACAAAACTATCCAGGAATGCCAGAAAATTGGTACTGTGAAAGAGTCCTTGATGATTTAGATCGGGATGAACATTAA